A single genomic interval of Zobellia nedashkovskayae harbors:
- a CDS encoding superoxide dismutase codes for MAFELPKLPYAYDALEPHIDARTMEIHHTKHHNGYTTKLNGAIAGTPLEGKSIEDILENLDMSNAAVRNNGGGFYNHSLFWEIMSPNGGGNPSGELASAIDSAFGSFEGFKEKFSGAAGTRFGSGWAWLCVHKGGKLEICSTPNQDNPLMPETGCSGFPILGIDVWEHAYYLNYQNKRPDYINAFFNVINWDKVAELYAANK; via the coding sequence ATGGCTTTTGAACTACCAAAATTACCATATGCATACGATGCATTGGAACCACATATTGATGCTAGAACAATGGAGATTCACCATACAAAACACCATAATGGTTACACGACCAAATTAAATGGTGCTATTGCAGGTACTCCACTAGAAGGGAAATCAATAGAAGATATATTAGAGAACTTAGACATGTCTAATGCGGCAGTTAGAAACAACGGTGGCGGTTTTTACAATCACTCTCTTTTCTGGGAAATTATGTCTCCTAATGGCGGCGGAAACCCATCTGGCGAACTTGCTTCTGCCATAGACAGCGCTTTTGGTTCTTTTGAAGGCTTTAAAGAAAAATTTAGCGGTGCCGCAGGTACTCGTTTTGGTTCTGGCTGGGCTTGGCTTTGTGTACACAAAGGAGGTAAATTAGAAATATGTTCTACGCCTAACCAAGATAACCCATTAATGCCGGAAACCGGTTGTAGTGGTTTTCCTATTTTAGGTATTGATGTTTGGGAACATGCATACTACCTAAACTATCAAAATAAGAGACCAGATTACATCAATGCTTTTTTCAATGTTATCAATTGGGATAAAGTAGCTGAATTATACGCTGCCAACAAATAA